In Anaerobacillus alkaliphilus, the DNA window GTGAACATTCGAACAAGTGACTTGTTTGGACTTTTCACGAAAGCAAAAGAAGTACCGGTACTAACAGAAGTCGTTGTTTACCCAAGCTTCCAAGAACTTAATGATTGGGATGTCTACAATGAAAATGAGGCAGAAGCTTATATTACATCACAACGGATCATTGAAGATGTTACGTCGGTAGCAGGTTCAAGAGAGTATGTTCCAGGTGATCGTCTGACGAGTATCGATTGGAAAGTTACGGCTAGAATTAACAAGTTAATGACAAAAGAATTTGAAGAATATTTAGGTCAACGATTTTTAGTTGCATTTGACTGTTCGATTAAGGATAAGAGCGACGCAGTAGTTTTTGAAAAAGCAGTCGAATTAGCCACATCGTTTACAGTCCATAGCCATAAGCATCACTATCATCTTGGTTTACTCTCTATTGGAAATGATGTAAGTCGTTATCCAATTCACTACGGTGAAAATCACCAGGCAAGTATGTTAGAGCACCTAGCAAAACTGAATTTCCATCTGGGTAATGTCTTTGATTTTATTTTTGTAAAAGAAATTCATAAGATAACTGCTGACACAATAGTCGTTATCATTACGACGCGAATAACCGATGATTTGATTGAAAACGTACGAAGATTAAAAAAGAAGAGGGTACAAACGGCATTTTGCTTTGTATCAGGGAATCGTGATCTTACTCTTTATGAGAAACATAAGCTAGAACTGATCAGCAAACTAAGTGTTCCTTATTATGTTGTAGGGAAAAACACGTTCAAAATTGATCTGCAAGGAGGTGAAGCTGTTGCTCAAGAATCATAACATCTTCTACTTCCCGATGGCGCTCTCCTATATTCTAGGGTTTATTGTTTTATGGGAATGGCTTCGTCCGTTGCCGATTATTACTGACACAGGAAATATCTATGTGTTTGTCTGGTTTATTCTATTTTGCTTTTTTCTAATGTATATTCGATTAGTAGGTTATATCGCTATTCCTAGTATATTTATAGCGATGATGTATGGCTTACACACAATTTTCTTTGATGGTCATTTTCTCAGAGAAGGAATTGCAACCGTTGTCTGGTTTGGAGAAGACCTAGCTAGGAACATAACCTTCATAGTAGGGAATGATTTGAACGCCCTATCTTTTGAGTTTCGTAGTTTTTTATTATTTATTGTACTAGCAATTATTAGCTATCTCATCCACTTCTGGCTTTGTCATGTGAAGAGGATCTCGCTCTTTCTTTTAGTAACACTTATCTATGTAACTGTTATTGATACGTTTACTCTCTATGACGCGAGTGGTGCAATTATTCGCTTGGTGATTGCTGGATTTTTTCTAATGACGTTGTTATATAAAATGCGCTTAGAAGAAAAAGAACAAGTAAAAAGCGATTACTTCAAAGGGCAAGCGTGGATAAATAAATTAACCGTGATAATTGCAGCTGTAGCAATCATCGCTTATTTTTCACCGAAGTATGCGCCAATTTGGCCAGACCCAGTTCCGATGTTCACAAGTGCTATGGGTGGAGAAGGTGTTGGCGTAGGTACTCCAGTTCGCACGATTGGCTATGGGTATAACGACGAACAGCTAGGCGGTGGATTTACCCATGATGACACTGTTGTCTTTAGGGCTAGAGCAAAAGAAGGTCATTATTGGCGTGGAGAATCAAAAGAGGTATACACAGGTAGGGGCTGGCAGTCTGTTGATCCTCAGTTAAATAGAACGTTCCGTTATAGTGATTATTATGACAACAAAGTGGCGGTACAAATGTACGATCTAAGTGTTGCTCAGGAAACAAATGAGGCAACAATTACGATGGTTAATGACCACCGCTATTGGCATCTTTTTTATCCTGGTGAGCTTTCAAAGGTAGATCGAGATGGGATAGTCTTCTATTCGGGAGAGGAGGACTCGCAGTTTTTAATTGACTATGTCAGTGGCAAAGTAGGGACTACTACTGATGATGGGAAACCTTTATTTTTGAAGGAATATGCGCTAACCTATCAATCGCCTAAGTTTTCTGTCGGTCAGCTTAAGAATTCGTCTAATAACGATCCTGAACATATTCAGGAAGTATATTTGCAATTGCCTGAACTTCCAGAACGTATCGGAGAATTAGCTGTTGAAATCACAGGGCAGCATGATAATCGTTATGATAAAGTCAAAGCTATCGAAGGCTATTTTTCAAGAAACGGCTTTCTCTATGAAACGACAGAAGTAGCTGTACCTGCAGAAGGGCAAGATTATGTTGATCAATTTTTATTTGAAACAAAACAGGGTTATTGTGATAATTTCTCAACATCAATGGTTGTCATGCTTCGTACACTGGATATTCCCGCTAGGTGGGTAAAAGGCTTTACTCAAGGAGTACAAACTGGCCGGTTTGGTACCTATAACGAGTACGAAATTTCAAATGCCAATGCTCACTCATGGGTAGAAGTTTACTTTCCTGAAGTAGGTTGGGTGCCATTTGAACCAACTAAGGGTTTCAATTCTTCGTTTGAATTTATAGAAGATCAGCAAGAGATAGATTTAATCGGAAATAATGAAGAAAATCAACGAGAAAATATTGATAGACCGCAAATAGATCCAGAAAATCCATTTTTGCCATTAGAAGATGGGGTGGATTTAGAAGGGGGCTATGAGCCGTCTGGTGGATTAACTACTGAAGAGAACCTTAAGACATTTAAATTCCCGTATGAGGTATTCTGGATAATACTCGTGGTAACTTTTGTTGGTTTCCTTATCTATAAAAATCATCAAAAATTACTTACACTCTTCTTTTTGTATGTATTTAAACTAAAATCTAATGAAGAAGATCATTTTATAAGAGCATATGAACGATTGCTCTGGTTACTACAGCTTAATGGCTATCGACGTGATCCGGACGAGACATTACGTGAATATGCTAAACGTATTGATGAGAGATTATCAACAAGTGATATGAGTGTACTGACCCTTCGCTATGAAAAACTATATTACGGGAATGCAAAAGTTGATCATAGTTGGAGAGAAAACAAAGCTCAGTGGGAAGTTTTAGTGAAGAAATTAAGTTCTTAAACAATGTTCTAGCGATAAGAGTGTATTTTAAGTAAAAGACGAACAATATTTTACTTAAGTATTTATGATAATAGTAAAAAAATGCACTCTTGCGCTTTTTGTAGTCGACTGTTACAATAATTGCGTAATTAATGTCGAACATTGTAAAAATACCTTCGTATATCCTTAGGAATATGGCCTAAGAGTCTCTACCGGATTGCCGTAAATAATCTGACTATGAAGGCAGAACTTACTCTTTTCTTAGTATTTTGTTTAGAAACGAGACTTTGTTTTAGAAACAAAGGGTGTTTATATTAAACTAGGATTCTGCCTTTACTTGATTACTAGCCCATGAAACTTCACAGGATAACTCTCATAAGGGTTGCTTAGCTGTGAAATACTTAGTATAGGGCTTAATAGTAATCAGTTGGAGTTACTGTCTTCCTCTATTCAGGAAGTGAGTAACTACTTCGTAAAGGTTGGTTCTAGTTTTTTTGTTGTTAAAAGAGTAAGCTATAAGGAAAATTAGAGTAGAGGATGGAGTTTTGAGAATGGAAAATAGTAATGAAAAAATTGTTGTTTTGGATTTTGGTGGTCAATACAATCAATTGATTGCACGTAGAATTCGTGATCTTGGTGTTTTTAGTGAACTACATCCAAATACGATCAGTGCTTCTGAAATAAAAGCAATGAACCCAAAAGGCATTATCTTTTCGGGTGGTCCCAACAGTGCTTACGCAGAAGGGGCTCCAAAATGTGATGAGGAAATATTTGAGCTAGGTATTCCTATTTTAGGTATTTGCTATGGTATGCAATTAATGTCCCTTCATTTTGGTGGAAAAGTTGAAGCTGCTAACCACCGTGAATATGGAAAAGCGATGATTAAGGTAGTAAACCCAACTAAGTTATATGCTGATCTTCCAACGGAGCAATCTGTTTGGATGAGTCATGGTGACTTAGTAGTAGCTCCTCCAGAAGGGTTTGTTGTTGACGTTACAAGTCCATCTTGTCCGGTAGCAGCGATGAGTGATGTGTCTCGTGGTCTTTACGGAGTTCAATTTCACCCAGAAGTACGCCATTCTGAGTACGGTAATCAACTACTAGAAAACTTTGTTTATAAAATTTGTGAATGTGCAGGCAACTGGTCAATGGAAAACTTCATTGAAGTAGAAATGGCAAAAATCAAAGAACTAGTTGGTGATCGAAAAGTACTTTGTGCCCTAAGTGGTGGTGTAGATTCTTCAGTTGTAGCCGTTTTAATTCATAAAGCAATTGGTGATCAATTAACGTGTATGTTTATTGATCATGGGCTACTTAGAAAAGATGAAGCGGAAAGCGTTATGAAAACATTCTCTGAAGGCTTCAACATGAACGTTATTAAAATTGACGCTCAAGAACGCTTCTTATCTAAATTAGCAGGTGTGAAAGATCCTGAACAAAAACGAAAGATTATTGGAAATGAATTTATTTATGTGTTTGAAGAAGAGGCAACAAAGCTAGAGGGAATGGATTTCTTAGCTCAAGGAACTCTTTATACAGATATCGTAGAAAGTGGTACAGCAACAGCGCAAACAATTAAGTCTCACCACAATGTCGGTGGCCTACCAGAAGATATGAAGTTCAAATTAATTGAGCCGCTGAACACGTTATTTAAAGATGAAGTAAGAAAAGTAGGAACAGAGTTAGGAATTCCTGACGAAGTTGTTTGGCGTCAACCTTTCCCGGGACCAGGACTTGGTATTCGTGTTTTAGGTGAAATTACTGAAGAAAAATTAGAAATTGTTCGTGAAAGTGATGCAATTCTTCGTGATGAAATTAAAAAGGCCGGACTTGAACGTGAAATCTGGCAGTACTTTACGGCTCTTCCTGATATGAGAAGTGTCGGTGTCATGGGAGATGCAAGAACATACGATTACACTGTAGGTATTCGTGCGGTTACTTCTATTGATGGGATGACATCAGATTGGGCGAGAATTCCTTACGATATACTGGAAAAAATCTCAGTACGAATCGTAAACGAGGTAAAGAATGTAAACAGAGTTGTTTATGATATTACTTCTAAACCACCAGCGACTATTGAGTGGGAATAGAAAACACGAATAATTTTATCGTTTTAATATAAAAATGTTCGTTTTTGTTATTGACTTTGTCGGATTTTGTTGATAAACTCACATTGTAAGTAACTGAAATGTGAACTTAATAAGGTTTCGTATATACTCAGGAATATGGCCTGGGCGTCTCTACCGAGCTACCGTAAATAGCTTGACTACGAAGAAAGTACTTAATATATAAGCTTTTGTATATATTAAGTGATGTTTCTTGTTGTCAAAGCTCCAGGTAGATAAAACTATCTGGAGCTTCTTTTGTTTCTGAGTAAAAAAGGAATAAAAGGGAACTTAAAGCTAACGATAAATAATGTTAGCAAAATCAAAATAGAAATTTTGAGGAGGAACTATTAATAATGGATCGTTATTTTGGTTTTAAAGAGCACGGTACTTCGTATCGTCAAGAGATGGTTGCAGGTCTTACAACGTTCTTATCTATGGCTTATATTTTATTTGTAAATCCGTTAATCTTAGGTGATGCTGGCATGGATAGTGGTGCTGTTTTTACAGCGACTGCCTTAGCTGCAGCAATCGGGACGTTAATTATGGGTGTTCTTGCAAAATATCCAATCGCCTTAGCGCCGGGTATGGGGCTTAATGCATTCTTTGCTTATGGTGTTGTAATAGGAATGGGTATTCCTTGGGAAACGGCTTTATTTGGTGTATTTTTATCTGGTCTTATCTTTATTCTTATTACCGTAACTAAGGTTCGTGAAACAATTATTAATGCAATTCCAATTGAATTGAAATATGCAGCGGCAGCTGGTATTGGTTTGTTTATCGCATTTATTGGTTTAAAAAATGCAGGAATTATCCTTCC includes these proteins:
- a CDS encoding DUF4129 domain-containing transglutaminase family protein, encoding MLKNHNIFYFPMALSYILGFIVLWEWLRPLPIITDTGNIYVFVWFILFCFFLMYIRLVGYIAIPSIFIAMMYGLHTIFFDGHFLREGIATVVWFGEDLARNITFIVGNDLNALSFEFRSFLLFIVLAIISYLIHFWLCHVKRISLFLLVTLIYVTVIDTFTLYDASGAIIRLVIAGFFLMTLLYKMRLEEKEQVKSDYFKGQAWINKLTVIIAAVAIIAYFSPKYAPIWPDPVPMFTSAMGGEGVGVGTPVRTIGYGYNDEQLGGGFTHDDTVVFRARAKEGHYWRGESKEVYTGRGWQSVDPQLNRTFRYSDYYDNKVAVQMYDLSVAQETNEATITMVNDHRYWHLFYPGELSKVDRDGIVFYSGEEDSQFLIDYVSGKVGTTTDDGKPLFLKEYALTYQSPKFSVGQLKNSSNNDPEHIQEVYLQLPELPERIGELAVEITGQHDNRYDKVKAIEGYFSRNGFLYETTEVAVPAEGQDYVDQFLFETKQGYCDNFSTSMVVMLRTLDIPARWVKGFTQGVQTGRFGTYNEYEISNANAHSWVEVYFPEVGWVPFEPTKGFNSSFEFIEDQQEIDLIGNNEENQRENIDRPQIDPENPFLPLEDGVDLEGGYEPSGGLTTEENLKTFKFPYEVFWIILVVTFVGFLIYKNHQKLLTLFFLYVFKLKSNEEDHFIRAYERLLWLLQLNGYRRDPDETLREYAKRIDERLSTSDMSVLTLRYEKLYYGNAKVDHSWRENKAQWEVLVKKLSS
- the guaA gene encoding glutamine-hydrolyzing GMP synthase, yielding MENSNEKIVVLDFGGQYNQLIARRIRDLGVFSELHPNTISASEIKAMNPKGIIFSGGPNSAYAEGAPKCDEEIFELGIPILGICYGMQLMSLHFGGKVEAANHREYGKAMIKVVNPTKLYADLPTEQSVWMSHGDLVVAPPEGFVVDVTSPSCPVAAMSDVSRGLYGVQFHPEVRHSEYGNQLLENFVYKICECAGNWSMENFIEVEMAKIKELVGDRKVLCALSGGVDSSVVAVLIHKAIGDQLTCMFIDHGLLRKDEAESVMKTFSEGFNMNVIKIDAQERFLSKLAGVKDPEQKRKIIGNEFIYVFEEEATKLEGMDFLAQGTLYTDIVESGTATAQTIKSHHNVGGLPEDMKFKLIEPLNTLFKDEVRKVGTELGIPDEVVWRQPFPGPGLGIRVLGEITEEKLEIVRESDAILRDEIKKAGLEREIWQYFTALPDMRSVGVMGDARTYDYTVGIRAVTSIDGMTSDWARIPYDILEKISVRIVNEVKNVNRVVYDITSKPPATIEWE
- a CDS encoding DUF58 domain-containing protein — translated: MKKYQPILKVIFLILIGISTFAYAMFQGGFVSWFLFYTTALVLLTTVVFAIMPIGVVTATRKVNAERLVAGEDLRVTITLSRKYPFPFLFFLIEDVIPTDWKLKNKNINSKQILYPTFEKQLTYNYTIRQPKRGEYQFSKVNIRTSDLFGLFTKAKEVPVLTEVVVYPSFQELNDWDVYNENEAEAYITSQRIIEDVTSVAGSREYVPGDRLTSIDWKVTARINKLMTKEFEEYLGQRFLVAFDCSIKDKSDAVVFEKAVELATSFTVHSHKHHYHLGLLSIGNDVSRYPIHYGENHQASMLEHLAKLNFHLGNVFDFIFVKEIHKITADTIVVIITTRITDDLIENVRRLKKKRVQTAFCFVSGNRDLTLYEKHKLELISKLSVPYYVVGKNTFKIDLQGGEAVAQES